In the Fusobacterium simiae genome, TTCTAAAAAAAGCAGACTTATTAACCTTAGAAATTGCTGTGATGCCACTGGATGATTTTTAATTTTAAAGAGAGAGGTATTATGATAATTGCAAATAATAAAAAAGCTTTTTTTGATTACTTCATAGAGGAGAAATATGAAGCAGGAGTTGAACTAAAAGGTAGTGAAGTAAAATCAATAAAAGCTGGGAAAGTAAGTATAAAAGAATCTTTTGTAAGAATTATAAATGATGAAATATTTATAATGGGAATGTCAGTTGTTCCTTGGGAATTTGGAAGTGTTTATAATCCAGAAGAAAGAAGAGTTAGAAAATTACTTTTACATAGAAAAGAAATAAAAAAAATACATGAAAAAGTAAAAATAAAGGGCTATACAATAGTTCCCTTAGATGTTCATTTATCAAAAGGTTATGTAAAAATCCAAATTGCAATAGCAAAAGGTAAAAAGAACTATGATAAGAGGGAAAGTATTGCAAGAAAAGACCAAGAAAGAAATTTAAAAAGAGAGTTTAAAAGTAATAATAGATAATTAAATTTTAAAAAATAGTAAAGTTATGGTATAATTTTTAACGTAAATTTAATTTTAGGGAGAATTTTTATGAAAGGGAAATTCGTTTTTTTACTTATTCTATCAGCTATTATAATAAATAATAAATCTTATTCAGATAATGCGACTGCCGACTCTGATGAAGTAGTTATAGATTTAAATGATAATACTATGACATCAGAAAGAGGAATTGTAGTTACTAATGGCAATATGAAGGGCTTATTTTATAGACTACAAAGAGATCCAGTAACAGGAGAAATAACTTTTACTAATAATGCTTTGATGAATATAAGTCAGCCAACAGGTAATATTAAAATTGAAACTGAAGGTGGTAAAGTTTCTCAAAGTGACCAGAGAGGAGAATTTTATAACAGTTTTGCTTATATAAATGTTGGGCAAATGACAGGAGCAGAAGCTCCTAATGATAAAATTTACTTTGGAAGTCCATACATAAGGTATGAAGATGAAAAAATATATGCAAGAGACGCTTGGGTAACAACTGATTTTAAAATAGTTAATTTTCAAAAAGAACCACAAAAAGCTGGTTATCACATATTCTCATCAGAATTATTAGTTGAACCAGATAAACAAATAACATTAAAAAAATCTAACCTTTTTATAGGAGAAAAAGATGTTACACCTTTTACATTTCCATGGTTTAGAGCAAATATAAGAAGTGGTTCAACAGTACCATTATTTATAACACTTCAATCAGACGATGATTATGGTACAGCAACTTCAATGGGATTTCTTTATGGAAATAGGAAAGATAAATTCAGGGGAGGATTTGCTCCTAAATTTGCTGACAAAATGGGTATACTAATTGGAAGATGGGAAAATTGGTATAAATTTGATAAGGCTGGAGAAACAAGATTAAATATAGATGATTGGTTAATATATGCAAAAGAAAGAACAGAACCAAAAGCTACAAATGAATTACCTGATTATGAAAAAAGAAGAAAAAGATATAAAGTGGAATTGACACATGATTATGATGGAGAAAATGGAAGTTTTCACTTTATTTCTCAAAATTCAACTAGAAGTATGGTTGGAAGTTTAGTTGATGTTATGGATAAGTTTGATAACAATAATGTATATTCGTCACTTGGCTTAGATAGGTTTAAGTTTGATAAAAATATAGGCTTCTATAATTTAGATGCTAATTTATTTAATTTAGGTGAAGCTAAAGATTTAAGTTTTACTGGAAAAATGAGTTTAGTTAGTGATAAAAAGGCTTATGGACTTTTGGTTTATGATACAATAGACGATATATCTTATGGCTCTACAATAGATCATGATTTATATACTAATCTTTCATTGACAAAAGACAATGATAAATACAAATTTACTGCAAGATACGATTACTTATATGATATGGATCCAGGTTCTACTGCAAGTGATTTAATGTCAAGAAATGAAAGAATTGGAGCAGATTTTTTATTAAAAGAAAATGGCTTGAGTATATCTTATGATAAAAGAAGAGGAGATGATTATAGGAATTTTAGTTTCTGGGAAGAAGATATTAATACTTCAGCTAGAAGAAGGAATGTTCTAGGAATAGATTTTTCTTATACTCCTACAACAGTTGCAAAATATGAATTTAATAATTTTGAAAATATAAAGGCATCTTTGGGAAATTATAAGGTAGGGAATTATACATTTACTCCATCTGTTTCATATAATTTTTTAGATAGAAAATTAGATACTGCAAGAGATACTTATAGAGCTACTGTATTAGGCTCTAATAGATTAGCAGAATTTAATAGATTTGAAAATATTGTATATGAAAATACTTTAGAAAGAAGAGCAGATTTAAACCTATATAATGATAATGAAATTTATAGAATAGGTTTTGGTAAAACAACTTCTGAAATTTGGTCAAGAGAAGGGCTTTTTGATGGAACTTATAGACAGTATGAAAATAAATCAAAATTCTACGAAATAGAATTAGGAAGACAAAATATACCATTAGGAAGTATTGGAACTTTTGGAATAGATGGAACATTTAGACAAGATGAATTTGATGCTTCATCAGATAAAACAAATCTTATTAATTTAAAATTAAATAATGATTTATTTTTATATAAAACTGAAAATTTTGATGTAACTAATAAATTTAAAGTTGAAATTCAAAAATATAATTTTTCAGGAAATAAAAATAATGAAGAAAGAAGATTAATTACAAAAAGTGATTACATAAAATTTGACAATAGCTTAATTTTTGATGGAAAATCAACAGTAACAACCTATGACATTGGATATAAAAAAGCTAAAAGTCCTTATGGTGAAAAAAGTAAAAATGCTGAACAGTTTTCAACAGGACTTGGAATAAAATTTAATGAAGATACTAGCTTAAATTTAAAATATACTGATAATAAAAGATTTACTTCAAAAACTAATAGTGGAAAAAATGTAAATGATTTCTCTACAAGACAATATTCAATAAATTTTGAAACTAAAAAATATGATTTAGGTTTTTCTAATACTAATATTGATTTTGTAGGAGATGATTTTTCAACAATAACAGATTTTAGAGAAGATATAAATGAAAATAGGATAAGGGTTGGCTATAAATTTGACAACAGTAAAATATCTCTTACTTATGCAGAAGGTAAAGATAAGTTAAAAATAGATGATGGTAGATATTTAGATAGAAAAAATAGAATGTATTCTATGACTTATAATATTTATGGGGATGTAGAACAGGACTTTACAGGTACGTACAAGACTTATAGATATGGAAATAATCGTATGGAAGATGATATAAGAAATACAGATGTTTATAGTTTTTCTTATGCTTACAGAGACAAAAGATTTGAACAAGAAGAACTTATGAAGTATGCCACTCTTGAATATGAAAAGCCAAAAGATCAAATAACTAATGATGATATAGAGCAAATAAGAGCTATTTTAGATAGAAAAAGTAGTTTCTATAATCAATTTGAACTGACGAGAATACAAGATGAAACATTTAGAATAGGAAACTATAAAAAAACTTTAAGTGCTTATGTAAATCTTGAAAAAAATAATAAAAGATATTCTCAAACAGGTAATTTAAAAGATTCATTATCTAAATTTTCAGGAGGACTTACTCTTTCATATAATAGAGTTGGTATAGGTTACACATTTACAGAAAAAGCCAGCTGGAAAAGTTCAGGTGGAAGTTATAGATGGAGTAAAGATACAAAAGAACATGAGTTAAGTGTGTATGCAAAAGTAGGAAAACCTAGTGAAGGTTGGAAAATAAAAACCTATGCAATGTTTTATGATAACAGAAATGATACTACAAGTTCAAGAAACAGAAAAAGATCTCTTGATAGTATTGGTATTGAAATAGGAAAAGAAATGGGATATTATGAATGGGCTGTATCTTATGAAAATAGATACAAAACATCTAGTAGGGACTATGAATGGAGAGTTGGAGTACACTTTACATTGTTGACTTTCCCAAATAATTCAATATTTGGAATAGGAGCTAAAAATTCAGGTGGAAATGCTTCTACAAGACCAGATGGATATTTACTAGATAGACCTAGTCAGTTAAAAAATAGTTATTAAAAATAAGAAAAATAGTTCATTGCTAGCTAAATTTCTTAACGATAAAAAATTGACATTCGCTGCAAATTCGGTAAACTTACCAACAAGTTGGCTTCAAACACACCGAGATTTGCTCGGCTCATTTGCTTCAATTTTTTATCTAAAATTTAGAATGCAATTCACTTATTTTTCTATACTCTGTATATATAAGGAAAGGATAGAAAATGGAAAGAAATTATAAGGGGGAAATATGTTAGTTAAATATAATGGAGAAAGTAAAGAGTTTAATAATAATATTAATATGTTTGAAATAGCAAAAGGATTTTCTAATTCACTTGCGAAAAAATCTGTTGGAGCAAAAGTTAATGGTAAAAATGTTGATATGTCCTATGTTTTAGATCATGATGCAGAAGTTGAATTTATAGATATTGATAGTCCAGAAGGAGAAGATATAGTAAGACACTCAACTGCTCACTTAATGGCACAAGCTGTATTAAGATTATATCCTGATACAAAGGTTACAATAGGACCAGTTATCGAAAATGGTTTCTATTATGACTTTGACCCAGTAGAACAATTTACAGAAGAGGATTTAGAAAAAATTGAAGCTGAAATGAAAAAAATTGTAAAAGAAAACATAAAATTAGAAAAATATGTTTTACCTAGAGATGAAGCAATAAAATATTTTAGAGATGTAGATAAAAATAAATATAAAGTTGAAATCGTTGAAGCTATACCACAAGGAGAACAAGTTTCTTTCTATAAACAAGGAGATTTTACAGATTTATGTAGAGGAACACATGTTCCATCAACTGGGTATTTAAAAGCATTTAAATTAAGGGCACTTGCAGGAGCATATTGGAGAGGTAATTCAAAAAATAAAATGCTTCAAAGAATATATGGTTATTCTTTTTCAAATGAAGATAGATTAAAGAAGCATTTAAAACTTGTAGAAGAAGCAGAAAAAAGAGACCATAGAAAATTAGGAAAAGAATTAGAATTATTTTTCCTAAGTGAATATGGACCAGGATTTCCATTCTTTTTACCAAAAGGCATGATAGTCAGAAATGTTTTAATTGATTTATGGAGAAAAGAACATGAAAAAGCTGGATATTTACAACTTGAAACTCCTATAATGCTTAACAAAGAATTATGGGAAATTTCAGGACATTGGTTTAATTATAGGGAAAACATGTATACATCAGAAATAGATGAAGTGGAATTTGCTATAAAACCTATGAACTGTCCAGGAGGTGTTTTAGCATTTAAACATCAAATACATTCATATAAAGATTTACCTGCAAGGCTTGCAGAGCTTGGAAAAGTCCATAGACATGAATTTTCAGGTGCATTACATGGACTTATGAGAGTAAGATCATTTACACAGGATGATTCTCATATTTTTATGACTCCTGAACAAGTTCAAGATGAAATAATAGGTGTTGTAAATCTTATTGATAAATTTTATAGTAAGTTATTTGGATTTGAATATGAAATAGAACTTTCAACTAAGCCTGAAAAAGCAATAGGTTCACAAGAAATTTGGGATATGGCAGAGTCTGCACTTGCAGGAGCTTTAGATAAATTAGGTAGAAAATATAAAATTAATCCAGGGGATGGAGCATTTTATGGACCTAAACTAGATTTTAAAATAAAAGATGCTATTGGAAGAATGTGGCAATGTGGAACTATCCAACTTGATTTTAATCTACCAGAAAGATTTGATGTAACTTACATAGGTGAAGATGGTGAAAAACACAGACCAGTAATGCTTCATAGAGTTATTTATGGCTCAATAGAAAGATTTATTGGAATTTTAATAGAACACTTTGCAGGAGCTTTTCCAATGTGGCTTGCACCAGTTCAAGTAAAAGTAATAACTATAAATGATGAATGTGTGCCATATGCTAAAGAAATTATGACTAAGTTAGATGAATTAGGAATTAGGGCTGAACTTGATGATAGAGCTGAAACTATTGGCTATAAAATAAGAGAAGCTAATGGTAGATATAGAATCCCTATGCAATTAATAATTGGTAAAAACGAAGTTGAAAATAAAGAAGTTAATATTAGAAGATTTGGTTCAAAAGATCAATTTTCAAAACCACTTGATGAATTTTATAATTATGTAGTTAATGAAGCTGCAATAAAATTTGATAAATAAATTGGAGGTAAAAAAATGAAAAAAATAATAAAAAATACATTTTTAATATCTACTCTATGTCTAACTATTATTGCTTGTGGTAAAAAAGAAGAAGTACAACAAGAGGCGACACAAACAACAGAAGTTACACAAGAACAAAACGTAGGAATGCCTAACCCATTTGTAGAAGTAAAGACCTTAGATGAGGCTTCTAAAATAGCAGGATTTACTTTAGAAGTTCCTGAAAGTTATGAAGAATATAAAGAACGAGTGATTCAAGCTATTGAAAATGATATGATAGAAGTAATATATCTTGATGAAGAGTCAGGTTTTGAAGGTTTACGTATCAGAAAAGCTAAAGGCACAGATGATATAAGTGGTGATTATAATGAATATAAGAATATTGAAACTGTAAAAGTTGGAGATTATGAAGTAACAGAAAAAAGTGATGGAGGAAATATTTTTGTTGCTACTTGGACAGATGGAACATATTCTTATGCAATAGATACTGATAGAGCTGAATTAAGTGCTGAAGCTATTATTAATTTAGTTCAAAATATTAAATAATAAATTTAACTTTAAAAGGAGTTATTACAAAAAATTGTAATATCTCCTTTTTTATTTTAAAAATATATTGAAAAAAATTGAAAAATCTACTATGATGAGATTGAAAAGGAATATACTCATACCACTAGATTAATTTTCCTTAACTTGCTAAGGATAAAATGTATAATTCTTGGAAAATTCGTAATTTTTGTCATAAGGAGGTATAAAAATGTACAAAAGTACTATGGTAAAAGATGATATTGTTTGGATTGGGGTTAATGACAGAAAAATAGAAAAATGGGAAAGTCATATTCCACTAAATCTAGGTGTAACATATAATTCCTACGTGATATTAGATGAAAAAATTTGTATCATTGATGGTGTTGAAGAAGGTGAAAATAGTGATTTTTTTAGAAAACTTGAGGCTACTATTGGAGATAAACAAGTTGACTATATCATAATAAACCATGTTGAACCAGATCATTCAGGTTCAATTAAAAGCCTATTAAAAATGTATCCAAAAATAAAAGTAGTGGGGAATGCAAAATCTATGTCAATACTAAAATTATTGGATACAAATGTCCCTGATGACAGAGCAATCATTGTTAAAGAAAAAGATGTTTTAGATTTAGGAAAGCATAAATTAACTTTTTACCTAATGCCTATGGTACATTGGCCTGAATCTATGGCAACTTATGATATAACAGATAAGATTTTATTTTCAAATGATGCTTTTGGAAGTTTTGGAGCTTTAGATGGAGCTATTTTTAATGATGAAGCAAACCTTAATATTTTTGAAGATGAAATGAGAAGATATTATTCCAATATAGTTGGAAAACTTGGAGCACCTGTAAATGCTATTTTAAAAAAATTATCTTCTATTGAAGTTTCTTGTATCTGTCCATCACATGGATTAATCTGGAGAAAAGATATTGATAAAGTCATAAAAAAATATCAAAAATGGGCTAATATAGAAGCAGAAGAAGAAGGAGTAGTAATTATCTATGGTAGTATGTATGGTCACACTACTGAAATGGCAGAAATTTTAGGTAGACAATTAGATGAAAGAGGAATTAAAAATGTTTGTATTTATGATTCCTCAAAAGTGGATATTTCTTATTTGTTTAGTGCGATTTGGAAATATAAAGGACTTATGATAGGAAGTTGTACACACTATAATATGGCTTTTCCAAAGATAGAACCACTACTTCAAAAATTAGAAAATTATGGTTTAAAAAATAGATATTTAGGAATTTTTGGAAATATGTTATGGAGTGGAGGAGGAGTAAAAAGAATAAAGGAATTTGCAGATAGAATAGGATTAGAACAAATTGGAGAATCTGTTGAAGTAAAAGGTCATGTCACTCCTGTTGATAGAGAAAAATTAATAGAAATTGCTAATCTTATGGCAGATAAACTTATAGCAGATAGAAAATAAAATAATTATAGTTAAAGAAGCTGTTGTAAATTAATAAATGAAGCAAAAAATAGTTCATTACTAATTAAATTTATGACAGCTTCTTTTTTTATTTAAAATAATTTTCTTTAAAGAAATATTTGATTTTCTAATATTATAGGTATATAATATTAATGTAAAAAAATAGTAAAGGAGGTTAGATTTATGAAACAAAAGAGTAATTTTACTTTTCTTCTTTCTTATGCAAAAAATGAAAAATATAAATTATATCTTTCAGCTTTTTTAAGTGTATGTAGTTCCATACTTATGGTTGTACCTTATGTACTTATATACAATATTATTTTAGAGCTATTAAAAACTGATATAAATTTTAATAGAATAAAAAGTTTAGCTATCTATACAGCAATTTTGATAGTTGTGAGATTAATATTGTTTATATTATCAGGAGTATTTTCACATGTGGCAGCTTTTAATATACTGTATAATATTAGAATGCAGACAGTGAAACATTTAGGAAATATTAATCTAGGATATTTTAGAGAAAAAAATATTGGTGAAATAAAAAAAGCTATAAATGAAGATGTTGAGAAATTAGAAAATTTTTTAGCACACCAGATTCCTGATTTAGCAGCAGCTATAACAACACCAATAGTACTATTAGTGTTTTTATTTTTCTTAGAATGGAGAATAGCAATATTTTTATTAATTCCAATATTACTTGCTATTTTAACTCAAATAGCTATGTTTAAGGGTTATGGTAAGCGTTTAGATAAGTATAATTCTTTACTTCAAAGATTAACTTCTACAATAACTCAATATATAAAAGGAATGAATGTATTTAAAGCATTTAATTTAACAGCACATTCTTTTAAAAAATATATTGATATAAATAATAAATACACAGAAAATTGGCATAATATGACAGATGATTTTAAAAATCCTTATGGAATATTTTTAGCTGTTGTAGATTCGGCATTAATCTTTGTTATTCCAAGTGGAGGGTATTTATATTTAACAAATAAAATTAATATTTCAACATTTTTAATATTTTTACTTTTAAGTTATACATTTTTGACTTCTTTAAAAACTTTAATGCAATTTGGAGGAACTTTTTCTTTTGTTTTAGCAGGAGCAAATAATGTTAGAAGTATAATTGAATTTCCAATTCAAAATGAAGGTAAAAATTTAAAAGATATTAATTTTAAAGAAGATATTTCATTTAATAATGTTACTTTCTCCTATGATAAAAATGATGTTTTAAAAGATATCAATTTAATATTGAAACCTAATACTATAACTGCACTTGTAGGTCCATCAGGTTCAGGAAAGACAACTATTGCTTATTTGTTAGGTAGATTTTGGGATATACAAAAAGGAAGTATCAAAATTGGTAATATAGACATAAAAGATATAGATGTAAACTATTTATTATCTAATATTTCCTATGTATTCCAAGATATATTTATGCTGACTGATACAATATTTGAAAATATTAGAATGGGACTTGATAAAACAAAAGAAGAAGTGTATCAAGCAGCAAAAGATGCAGAAATTCATGAATTTATTATGAGTTTACCTAATGGATATGATACCATTATAGGAGATGGACATATAAAATTAAGTGGAGGGGAAAAACAAAGAATTTCAATAGCAAGGTGTCTACTTAAAAATAGCCCAATAGTCGTTTTAGATGAAATAACAGCTTATTCTGATATAGAAAATGAAGCTAAAATTCAAAATGCTATCAGAAACTTATTAAAGGATAAAACTGCTATTATAATAGCACATAGATTGTATACTATAAAAGATGTTAACAATATAGTTGTATTAAATGAAGGTGAAATAGTGGAAAATGGAAAACACCAAGATTTAATTACAAAAGAAAAAGGATTGTATAAACATCTTTGGGAGGTGAAATAATGTTAAATAATTTAAAAATGTTATTAAACAAAGATTATACTCCTGTAAAAAAAGCTACTTACTATCAATTATTGGATATTTTATTTAATATGGTAATCTATACTATTTTGTTTTTAACAATATATTCATTGATAGAAAAGTCTTTTACTATGAATAAAGTTTATTACTATTCTGGAATTTTACTTATAAGCCTTATATTTAAAAGTTATTTTGGTGGTTGGGCTATGGTTAAAATGCAAAAGACAGGAAGTACAGCTTCAAAAGATTTAAGAATAGCAATGGGGGACCATGTTAAAAAATTAAATTTAGGTTACTTTAATAGTCATAATTTAGGATATTTAATCAATATTTTAACTATGGATATAACAGATTTTGAACAAGCAATAACTCATAATATTCCAGATTTATTAAAAGTTTTAGTTTTGAGTGTTTATTTATTACTTATAACTTTTTTAATAAATTTTAAACTTGCTATAATTCAAATTGTTGTTGTATTATTGACTATACCTCTCCTTAAAATTGGTGGAAATAAATTAGAAAAAATTGGAGTAGAAAAGAAATTAGTTTCTGCTAAATTAATTTCAACTATTATAGAATATATAAGTGGGATAGAAGTATTTAAAAGTTTTGGAATTATAGGTGATAAATTTGAAAGATTAGAAAAAGGTTTTAGAGATTTAAAAAAATATTCTATAAAACTAGAACTTATAGCCGTTCCTTATGTCTTACTATTTCAAATAATTATAGATTTATTGTTCCCTATTCTTTTACTATTAGCTGTTAAATTTTTTATGAATGGAGAGCTAGAAGCTAAAATGTTAGTGGGATTTATAGTATTGAGTTTGACACTTACAAATATTATTAGAAATTTTTCAGCTAGCTATTCTGTAACAAGATACTTGTTTTTATCAGTTGCAAAAATTTCAGATACTTTGAGTTATCCGACTATTTCATATAAAGATGAAGATTTTAATTTTGGAACTTATGATATAAGTTTTGAAAATGTTGATTTTTCTTATACAAAAGATAGAGAAGTCTTAAAAGATATAAATTTTGTAGCAAAAAATAATGAAATCACTGCCTTAGTTGGGAAATCTGGTTCAGGTAAATCTACTGTTATGAGTTTAATAGCAAGATTTTGGGATACAACAAAA is a window encoding:
- a CDS encoding ABC transporter ATP-binding protein — encoded protein: MKQKSNFTFLLSYAKNEKYKLYLSAFLSVCSSILMVVPYVLIYNIILELLKTDINFNRIKSLAIYTAILIVVRLILFILSGVFSHVAAFNILYNIRMQTVKHLGNINLGYFREKNIGEIKKAINEDVEKLENFLAHQIPDLAAAITTPIVLLVFLFFLEWRIAIFLLIPILLAILTQIAMFKGYGKRLDKYNSLLQRLTSTITQYIKGMNVFKAFNLTAHSFKKYIDINNKYTENWHNMTDDFKNPYGIFLAVVDSALIFVIPSGGYLYLTNKINISTFLIFLLLSYTFLTSLKTLMQFGGTFSFVLAGANNVRSIIEFPIQNEGKNLKDINFKEDISFNNVTFSYDKNDVLKDINLILKPNTITALVGPSGSGKTTIAYLLGRFWDIQKGSIKIGNIDIKDIDVNYLLSNISYVFQDIFMLTDTIFENIRMGLDKTKEEVYQAAKDAEIHEFIMSLPNGYDTIIGDGHIKLSGGEKQRISIARCLLKNSPIVVLDEITAYSDIENEAKIQNAIRNLLKDKTAIIIAHRLYTIKDVNNIVVLNEGEIVENGKHQDLITKEKGLYKHLWEVK
- the smpB gene encoding SsrA-binding protein SmpB; the protein is MIIANNKKAFFDYFIEEKYEAGVELKGSEVKSIKAGKVSIKESFVRIINDEIFIMGMSVVPWEFGSVYNPEERRVRKLLLHRKEIKKIHEKVKIKGYTIVPLDVHLSKGYVKIQIAIAKGKKNYDKRESIARKDQERNLKREFKSNNR
- a CDS encoding DUF4367 domain-containing protein encodes the protein MKNTFLISTLCLTIIACGKKEEVQQEATQTTEVTQEQNVGMPNPFVEVKTLDEASKIAGFTLEVPESYEEYKERVIQAIENDMIEVIYLDEESGFEGLRIRKAKGTDDISGDYNEYKNIETVKVGDYEVTEKSDGGNIFVATWTDGTYSYAIDTDRAELSAEAIINLVQNIK
- a CDS encoding FprA family A-type flavoprotein, which encodes MYKSTMVKDDIVWIGVNDRKIEKWESHIPLNLGVTYNSYVILDEKICIIDGVEEGENSDFFRKLEATIGDKQVDYIIINHVEPDHSGSIKSLLKMYPKIKVVGNAKSMSILKLLDTNVPDDRAIIVKEKDVLDLGKHKLTFYLMPMVHWPESMATYDITDKILFSNDAFGSFGALDGAIFNDEANLNIFEDEMRRYYSNIVGKLGAPVNAILKKLSSIEVSCICPSHGLIWRKDIDKVIKKYQKWANIEAEEEGVVIIYGSMYGHTTEMAEILGRQLDERGIKNVCIYDSSKVDISYLFSAIWKYKGLMIGSCTHYNMAFPKIEPLLQKLENYGLKNRYLGIFGNMLWSGGGVKRIKEFADRIGLEQIGESVEVKGHVTPVDREKLIEIANLMADKLIADRK
- the thrS gene encoding threonine--tRNA ligase, whose amino-acid sequence is MLVKYNGESKEFNNNINMFEIAKGFSNSLAKKSVGAKVNGKNVDMSYVLDHDAEVEFIDIDSPEGEDIVRHSTAHLMAQAVLRLYPDTKVTIGPVIENGFYYDFDPVEQFTEEDLEKIEAEMKKIVKENIKLEKYVLPRDEAIKYFRDVDKNKYKVEIVEAIPQGEQVSFYKQGDFTDLCRGTHVPSTGYLKAFKLRALAGAYWRGNSKNKMLQRIYGYSFSNEDRLKKHLKLVEEAEKRDHRKLGKELELFFLSEYGPGFPFFLPKGMIVRNVLIDLWRKEHEKAGYLQLETPIMLNKELWEISGHWFNYRENMYTSEIDEVEFAIKPMNCPGGVLAFKHQIHSYKDLPARLAELGKVHRHEFSGALHGLMRVRSFTQDDSHIFMTPEQVQDEIIGVVNLIDKFYSKLFGFEYEIELSTKPEKAIGSQEIWDMAESALAGALDKLGRKYKINPGDGAFYGPKLDFKIKDAIGRMWQCGTIQLDFNLPERFDVTYIGEDGEKHRPVMLHRVIYGSIERFIGILIEHFAGAFPMWLAPVQVKVITINDECVPYAKEIMTKLDELGIRAELDDRAETIGYKIREANGRYRIPMQLIIGKNEVENKEVNIRRFGSKDQFSKPLDEFYNYVVNEAAIKFDK
- a CDS encoding ABC transporter ATP-binding protein, with the protein product MLNNLKMLLNKDYTPVKKATYYQLLDILFNMVIYTILFLTIYSLIEKSFTMNKVYYYSGILLISLIFKSYFGGWAMVKMQKTGSTASKDLRIAMGDHVKKLNLGYFNSHNLGYLINILTMDITDFEQAITHNIPDLLKVLVLSVYLLLITFLINFKLAIIQIVVVLLTIPLLKIGGNKLEKIGVEKKLVSAKLISTIIEYISGIEVFKSFGIIGDKFERLEKGFRDLKKYSIKLELIAVPYVLLFQIIIDLLFPILLLLAVKFFMNGELEAKMLVGFIVLSLTLTNIIRNFSASYSVTRYLFLSVAKISDTLSYPTISYKDEDFNFGTYDISFENVDFSYTKDREVLKDINFVAKNNEITALVGKSGSGKSTVMSLIARFWDTTKGSIKIGGKDIKEVNPDSLLKNISMVFQDVYLINDTIYENIRIGNLNASKEEIMNAAMIANCHDFISKLPKGYDTYIGEEGSTLSGGEKQRISIARALLKNSPIILLDEATASLDADSEYEIKMAINELIKDKTVIIIAHRLNTIKDANKIIVMDNGKIIESGNHEKLMNDKGTYYSMFTAMEKAKEFSI